GGTGCACTACTGAGCTGGATGCCCCTATGCAGTTAGACACAAATTAACTGCACAATGTACTATACAAGGAGCCTGCTGGTAAGTTTCACTGTCACCTGGCCCTGCTGGCTGGGGCTTCCCAGCTTGGAATCTTACCAGTAAGAGATCACCTGTGTTATAGTTAAGGACCAGTTCTGGGAAGATCTTTTCCTCAAAGCTGTTAACCAAGGGGTAGTAACAGGACAGATTTCTTCAGGTCTGAGAGCTTTGTCAGAGCTGACCATGTGTCTGTCAGATCTCTCTGCACCCCAGATTGCCTTGTGTCCTTTCGCCTGGCCTGTGTGCTCAAGAAGCTGTGATATAAAAAATCCCCTTCTGATGCTGGTGCAAAGCAGGCAGTGGGTTCATTCTGGGACCAAGTAGTGCCATTTGCAAAGAGCTTGGGAAGCAGACCCTTAGGAGGCAAGCAAGGCCATCTCCACGTCAGGGGCCCTGCCATTACCTGTCAGGCCCTGGGCCCACTTGTGCAGGCGGCTGTAGAGTGGGAGGCCCTGGTTCTCACGGTACAAATAGACACCAGTGATGGCATTCCACTGTGGCCGTGGCTGTGTGCCTTCCAATGGGAACTTGGCAACCAGCTCCTCGTCCTCCTTGTTGAGTGCTACAAAGCCAAAGAAGCGGCGCACGTTGTTGGCAGCGAGCACACGCGAGTGCACCTCAGCTGTGTGCTGGAACAGCTGGTCCTCGTTGGCGCGGTATTGCCCCCAGTAGGCCTCCTGGCGATAGCTGAGTGGTGAGCAGCAGTGCTTGAGGCACTTGGTCAGGAACACCAGGATGGCCACCACGCCGATGAGTAGCCATCCGAAGAGCTGACCAGAGAATGGGCAGGGTTCAGGAGGGGCAAGGAGCTGCCTgggcccctgcccaccccaggaAGAAGTGGAAGAAGGGGGTAGATTCTGCTTCTATGAGGGAAGCAGCCCCTTCTGTGATTCGACTTTTTTCTTAGTCCCTTTAATTCACACATCTTCCCTGTTCTTTAACAGTGCCTCCTGCTTTCTCTGCTGCCACTCCTTCACCCCAAGAGCACCCCCGCCCCCCCAGCCATCATCTCACCCCACCAAAGCCCAGATCAAACTGCCAGGCTcagctcagatgccacctccaggaagccttcaaaGGCCTCTCTGGGAGCAATCTTGCCTTTTCTGAATCCTCCCAGTTCCTCTCGTATCGCTATTTGCCTTGCTTTGAGATTGCTCATGTGCTTGTCTCAGGTGCTTGGATGTAAGCCTATTGAGGACGAGGACAATCAAGGTCATCCTTGTTTCCCCATTCAATCTTGTACAGAGATCCATGGGCATTTGATCAGaatcaaatgttttatttctttgtctacCATTTTTCCATCTCCAGGGCTATCTCCAGCCCTTTCTCTGTCTACTTAATGTTTCTCATGTACCCAAGAGAAGAAACCTTGAAAATCTTGTGCTCCTTCCTGTCTCCACCTCTTCCCTGCTGCTCTGATTTTCTGCTGCTGCCCAGTTCTCtgccctttccttctctcccctgACCACCCTCCACTCCTTCAGAACTCAGTTAAGGCTGAGGCTAGGATCAGGGCAGCAACTGCCTCTTCCTGACTCTCAACACCCCATACTGGCCCAAGGGACACTCCGTAGGTCAGCAACACTTGCTCCTGAATCAGTGCTGGGTCCGAGCCTTCCTGGGATAGGAATGTGTTCATCCCTGGGGCCAACCACACTCCACTGTCAACTGATGACTCCTAGCAAATGTTTCTGGAGTAGCTTACAGGAATCTGGTTCAGTCTAGTGGAGTAAGGGGCTTATCTGTGACTGGGATCAAGGCTCAGACTGAGCCAGAATAATATTCCTTTGATGTTTAAAACTCTTATTTGGGACTGGAATTGACCTTTGCCCTATCAACCACTAACCCATAGGTTAACCAGCTCTAATACTTGACACTGATAAACCTCAGCCCCTGACGACCAACTCTAGTTTTAACACTGGGCCATCTCAGCACCTCCCACCAGCCACCACCTTCGAAGGAAAAAGTTTCCTTCACACAGCTCCTTACCTGGGACTCATACTTGAGCCTGCGGCTGACCTCTTCCCGGAATCCTGACAGGTTGGTGGGGCCCTCCCCGCAAGGGAACCTGGCCAGGATTTCAGTGGCATGGGCTGGTGGGAAGCCCTCCTCCCCGGCTGTGAGCGAGGAGGGGTCCACGAACTCGCTGCGAGCGCAGACATAAGCCTCACCACGCAGCAGGGAGATGACGGACCAGGTAACAGGGGCCACAGCCGCGCGGCCCAGGATGGAGCTCAGAAGGAGGAAGTTGGGGGCAGCTGAGCAGTTCTTGGTTCTCCGGTACTGGCACTCGGTGACTAGGTTCCAGGTGTGGTTGTTGAGAATGATGCCGATGAGGAAGAGCGCCAGGGCAGGCACGCCGATGGCTGTCAGCCCGTACAGGTAGTTCCGGGCTGGCGAGCAGGGGCAGTGGAAGGCCACCACAGAGAACAACTCCTGGCTGCCCACTGTGCCCAGTGCCACCAGCCCATTGAAAATCATCACATCCTTGCTCTTGAAGAAGAGCGACAAGAAGCGGAAGTTCTCTGCAATCAGGGCTGCCATGGTGACAAGTCAGCAGGAGAGGAAGTGGGAGGAGACGGGAGTGACAGATCCCAGTGGGATTAGGAAGGAGCACAGGCTGGTGAGCATCTGAAGACCGGACATGGTTGTGGCATTTTATCCCCTATAGCGGCTGCCCTGGTGCTTCCTGTGGAACAACAGACACTGATAAATGTTTGCCTCTGCAAATGGTGTTGGAGGAGGATGCTGTTGTAGCCAGGCTGGGGAGAAAGTAAGGAGCGCAGGGGCCCTGGGGAAATGATATTGGCCACTGTTCactgagttcctactatgtgtcaggtgcaTTACATCTGCGGTTGCCCATCCCCACAATCCCTCATTGAGCTATTATATCCCCACTGTGCACAAGAGAAGGTGGGGGTTTCCTGCAGGTCAGTGGCTTGCCAGGGTCAcacaagtggcagagctgagatgcaAGCTCAGGTCTATCTGCCTCAAACACTTGGGTTCTTTTTGCTGCTACAATCTCTCGGGGTGTGGGTTAGGAATGGCTCAATGCTGTTGAGGGATGTGGGATGTAGACCTGCTTTGCCTCTGGAATTCCAGATGGTGCAaatgtgtgaggggtctgggactACTTGGAGGTGTGTCCCCTGAGCCTCTAGCGCCAGGGGTACAAAAGCTGCAATGGGTGTCCTGGTGGATAACGGACTTGGACTGGGTCCCGTGGGGTGGAGGCTAGGGGCCCTCCAGTCAGTGCAACCTGACACAGCAAGACGCCAGCATCCCTGGAGTTCACAAGAACGTTTTCATTTTGGAGACTCAGGGCCTGGACTGGTTTAGGAGACTGGCTTTCAACATACTTCATGACTTTTCTCTggacctcattttcctcatctgtgagaagAGGATAAATCTTTCTGGTCTTTGCTCTCTTCCTGGGTATGttggagggaaaagaaaaggaattaatgATGCCTGGTGATTGTCCTATGTGTGAAATCCTCCGTCTCTTTCACCCCGTCGGATTTACAGGGTGGGAATGATTCTCCTGCCTGCAAAGATCAGGAAACTAAGGCCTGAAGAGAAATAAAGTGCCTTGCTTGAGTCTGAACAAATGCCAGATGCCCGGGCAGGGCTTTTGACCATGACTAAGGTGCCTTGGGAAGTGGACGAAGGGGAGTCCGAGCGAAGTGAGCTCTCCCTTCACTCTGCCTCCTACTGACCTTGCTCCGTGTCCATCCACAAAAGGCCTGGGAACGTCTTCTTCCTCAGCCTGACCCCTTCCCTATTCAGCAGCCCTGCTGCAACGAGCATGCCAGGGACAGGAAACCTTGAGGGAAGCTAAGGTCCTGAGGGAAGCTAAGGCCGGTGCCCGGAGCCCACCGCCTCTCAGGAGGCAGCCTGCCAGGAAGTGACCCTGGCCTAGGGCTCCAGCGAAGTTTAGCCCAACTCCCTTCCCAGGCTCCACCCACACGAGCTGAGAGACAGGCCAGGGTGTGGCCCCACGCCCTTCTCCCCATCACGGGgatggaaaacaaaaattctcAGGCCAGAGGAAGCCAGGGAGTATGGAGAGGGCAGCCATGTTCCTTTCTGCGCCTCATCCCTACACCACCATCCCTGCTGTCTCTGCCAAGGCTGCCAGGTGGGCCCAGGCAGAGTCATGTGGCCACATGGGTgccaggaggaggagaaggagtcGGATTCTTCCGcccaggaggaggagaaggagtgGGATTCTAACGCCAACTCGCAGCGCAGGGGTTCAGTCTGAATCCCTGGGAAAGGGAGTTTGTAATGTTGCCGGGGATGACTGGGTTAAGGGCagcccttctcccccttccccttcccaagACGTCCCAAGGCTCCTAATTAGTTCCCTGTGGGGGCCCTGGGTTCATAAACCCACCCAAAGTATGACGCAAGATGCCTGGACAGGGTGGGTGGTGAACAGAGGATGGACCAGGCCACCCTCTGAGGCTAATGCCCCTGCCCCCCAGGGCAGGGACAGGTCGCACCCTGACCCACAGCATGGAACTTCTTCCAACATCAGTTAGGACAGGAGCCAGGCGGCTGGGGGACGGGGCAGGACTGGCCCTGTCCAGAGTGGGGGGCCTCTAGCTGAGAGGACAATCCTCTCCCCAGGCCACTCCTTCTGGGCAGCCTGGGACAGCCCTGCCACGCTCCCCTGACACATGGCACACCTAACACATGGATGGCACTCCCCTTCCTTACCTGGGGCTGGCTGCGGCCACCGCAGCCTTGGCCTCCTCAGGGCTGGGCTCTCTGAGCAGCATCGGTGACTCCGGTGGCTCCGGGC
Above is a genomic segment from Cynocephalus volans isolate mCynVol1 chromosome 7, mCynVol1.pri, whole genome shotgun sequence containing:
- the CALHM2 gene encoding calcium homeostasis modulator protein 2, which codes for MAALIAENFRFLSLFFKSKDVMIFNGLVALGTVGSQELFSVVAFHCPCSPARNYLYGLTAIGVPALALFLIGIILNNHTWNLVTECQYRRTKNCSAAPNFLLLSSILGRAAVAPVTWSVISLLRGEAYVCARSEFVDPSSLTAGEEGFPPAHATEILARFPCGEGPTNLSGFREEVSRRLKYESQLFGWLLIGVVAILVFLTKCLKHCCSPLSYRQEAYWGQYRANEDQLFQHTAEVHSRVLAANNVRRFFGFVALNKEDEELVAKFPLEGTQPRPQWNAITGVYLYRENQGLPLYSRLHKWAQGLTGNGRAPDVEMALLAS